In Vibrio japonicus, the following are encoded in one genomic region:
- a CDS encoding outer membrane lipoprotein-sorting protein, translating into MRSFATRFSFLFLLAGLSVSTTAATSINASDVVAASDKAMRGDSSYSEATMEIVRPTWTRSMSMKSWTKGTELSLVLVTAPAKDKGSASLKRGREMWNWVPSIERVIKIAPSMLSQSWMGSDFTNDDLINQSSIVVDYQHRLIRDDVFDGEPVWVIDAIAKPEAPVVWSRVTLWISQSTYLQRKVEFYDEFEDLINVLQTFDIQKLGGRMLPTRMEMAPVDKPGQKTVFTTHRAQFNFNIDSEFFSLSQMKSLRE; encoded by the coding sequence ATGCGTTCATTCGCCACACGATTTTCCTTTCTTTTTTTACTGGCTGGCTTGTCTGTTTCGACAACTGCTGCCACCTCTATTAATGCAAGTGATGTTGTTGCGGCATCGGACAAAGCAATGCGCGGGGATTCAAGTTACAGCGAAGCCACTATGGAGATAGTCCGGCCCACCTGGACACGCTCTATGAGTATGAAAAGTTGGACGAAAGGGACAGAACTCTCTCTGGTTTTGGTCACTGCCCCCGCGAAAGACAAAGGCAGTGCGTCTTTAAAACGTGGCCGAGAAATGTGGAATTGGGTGCCAAGTATTGAACGCGTAATTAAAATTGCCCCTTCGATGTTGAGCCAATCTTGGATGGGGTCTGACTTTACGAATGATGATCTGATTAACCAATCTTCAATCGTGGTCGATTACCAACACCGTTTGATCCGTGATGATGTTTTTGATGGCGAACCCGTCTGGGTGATTGATGCGATTGCCAAACCGGAAGCGCCTGTGGTGTGGAGCCGAGTGACGTTATGGATCTCTCAAAGTACCTACCTCCAACGAAAAGTGGAGTTCTACGACGAGTTCGAAGATTTGATTAACGTGTTGCAGACGTTCGATATTCAAAAATTAGGAGGACGAATGCTTCCGACGCGAATGGAAATGGCCCCAGTCGATAAACCCGGACAAAAAACCGTGTTCACCACGCACCGTGCGCAGTTCAATTTCAACATTGATAGCGAGTTTTTTTCTCTTAGCCAAATGAAATCTTTGCGAGAATAG
- a CDS encoding malate synthase G yields the protein MSDRIQQGSLNIDSTLYQFVNEQAIPGTDIRAEDFWRSFESILKDLAPKNRALLTKRDDLQHQIDVWHQERAGQAIDAAEYKQFLQEIGYLVPEGEDFEVTTASVEPEIATQAGPQLVVPIMNARFALNAANARWGSLYDALYGTDVISESDGAEKGGSFNPIRGEKVVAYARAFLDEAAPLHGASHKEVTQYSISNVSVGNTLIATLANGEEVTLVASDQFIGFQGDANAPSCILLKNNNLHIEIQIDPTAPIGKVDSAGIKDVLVEAALTTIMDCEDSVAAVDGEDKTLAYRNWLGLMQGDLEESLEKNGKTLVRRLNPDRHYTSVSGGEIALKGRSMLFIRNVGHLMTNPAIIDADGNEVPEGIMDGMITSLIALHDLKGNSPFQNSTAKSINIVKPKMHGPEEVAFTNELFGRIEDALGLERYTIKVGIMDEERRTSVNLKECIRAVKDRVVFINTGFLDRTGDEIHTSMEAGPFAPKAQLKTMTWIGAYEDQNVDLGLACGLQGKAQIGKGMWPEPDNMAKMMAAKISHPQAGANTAWVPSPTAATLHALHYHQVNVQSRQKELRERMRANVDDILTIPLLGNQKLSPEEIQSELDNNTQGILGYVVRWIDQGVGCSKVPDINDVGLMEDRATLRISSQHIANWIRHGICDERQVMNTMQRMAAVVDEQNAGDPNYINMAPNFEQSIAFSAACQLVFEGCAQPNGYTEPVLHAMRLKLKAKLNDKL from the coding sequence ATGAGCGATCGTATTCAACAGGGCAGCTTGAACATTGATAGCACCCTCTACCAATTTGTTAATGAGCAGGCGATCCCTGGAACGGACATTCGAGCTGAAGACTTTTGGCGCTCTTTTGAATCTATCCTTAAGGATCTTGCTCCTAAAAATCGCGCGTTATTAACCAAGCGTGATGACCTTCAACATCAAATCGATGTTTGGCACCAAGAAAGAGCGGGTCAAGCAATTGATGCGGCAGAATATAAGCAGTTTTTGCAAGAAATCGGTTACCTAGTACCTGAAGGCGAAGACTTCGAAGTGACCACGGCTAGCGTTGAACCAGAAATTGCGACTCAAGCGGGGCCGCAACTGGTTGTGCCTATCATGAATGCTCGTTTTGCTTTGAATGCAGCGAATGCACGTTGGGGAAGCTTGTACGACGCTCTGTACGGAACCGATGTCATTAGTGAAAGCGATGGCGCAGAGAAAGGGGGAAGCTTTAACCCAATACGTGGCGAAAAAGTCGTGGCGTATGCGCGAGCGTTTCTTGATGAAGCTGCCCCGTTGCATGGTGCCTCTCACAAAGAAGTGACGCAATACAGCATCAGCAATGTCAGCGTTGGTAATACCTTAATTGCAACGCTCGCCAATGGTGAGGAAGTGACACTTGTCGCCAGTGATCAGTTCATTGGATTTCAGGGTGATGCCAATGCCCCATCATGCATTCTATTAAAGAACAATAACTTACATATTGAGATTCAAATTGATCCTACTGCGCCTATTGGCAAAGTAGATAGCGCTGGTATCAAAGATGTGCTGGTGGAAGCCGCGTTAACCACGATCATGGACTGCGAAGACTCTGTCGCTGCGGTGGACGGTGAAGACAAGACACTGGCTTATCGAAACTGGTTGGGGTTGATGCAGGGTGATCTGGAAGAGTCTCTCGAAAAGAACGGTAAAACTCTAGTACGTCGCCTTAATCCGGATCGCCATTACACCAGCGTATCGGGTGGAGAAATTGCGTTAAAAGGCCGCAGTATGCTGTTTATTCGTAATGTCGGTCACTTAATGACTAACCCGGCGATTATCGACGCTGATGGGAATGAAGTGCCAGAAGGAATTATGGATGGCATGATCACTTCGTTAATTGCCCTGCATGATTTAAAAGGCAATAGCCCGTTTCAGAACTCGACGGCGAAAAGCATCAATATCGTAAAACCTAAGATGCATGGGCCTGAAGAAGTTGCGTTTACCAATGAACTGTTTGGCCGCATAGAAGATGCGCTGGGTTTAGAGAGATACACGATCAAAGTCGGCATTATGGATGAGGAGCGTCGTACCTCTGTTAACTTGAAAGAGTGTATCCGTGCGGTAAAAGACCGAGTTGTGTTTATCAATACCGGATTCTTAGACCGAACGGGAGATGAAATTCATACAAGTATGGAAGCTGGCCCGTTTGCACCTAAAGCACAGCTTAAAACCATGACATGGATTGGCGCATACGAAGACCAAAACGTTGATCTTGGCTTGGCTTGCGGTCTGCAAGGTAAGGCGCAAATTGGTAAAGGCATGTGGCCAGAGCCGGATAATATGGCAAAAATGATGGCTGCAAAAATTAGCCATCCACAGGCGGGAGCAAACACGGCGTGGGTGCCTTCACCAACTGCCGCGACGCTGCATGCATTGCATTATCATCAAGTGAATGTCCAAAGCCGCCAAAAAGAACTTCGTGAACGCATGCGCGCTAACGTCGATGATATTTTGACGATTCCATTATTAGGTAATCAGAAGTTATCACCTGAAGAGATTCAAAGTGAACTGGATAACAACACTCAAGGGATTCTTGGCTATGTGGTGCGATGGATTGACCAAGGGGTAGGGTGTTCTAAAGTACCCGATATCAATGATGTTGGCTTGATGGAAGACCGAGCAACATTGCGTATTTCTAGCCAGCACATTGCCAACTGGATTCGTCATGGGATCTGTGATGAGCGTCAGGTGATGAATACCATGCAACGTATGGCAGCAGTGGTTGATGAGCAAAACGCAGGTGACCCAAATTACATCAATATGGCACCTAACTTTGAGCAAAGTATTGCGTTCTCTGCGGCTTGCCAGTTGGTGTTTGAAGGCTGCGCTCAACCTAATGGTTACACTGAGCCTGTTCTTCACGCCATGCGCCTGAAGCTAAAAGCAAAACTTAACGATAAATTATAA
- a CDS encoding ABC transporter permease: MLIRLAWRNLWRQKRRTVLTSSALALALFLSLLTRSFQEGSYNANIENAARFYTGLIQLQHPDFYTSNSIDDVLPQSQGFIQPAFEIARVTRALPRIESVALAASGDRSKGVMVLGVEPEREDAYSNISAKLSAGEFLRGSDKAVLVGESLAQYLQLSVGDELVLYGQGYRGQTAAGLFQVMGILHFPLQQLDNQLVYMPLMAAQQLYSTQGLVTNWVLDIADLKQLDEEVAHLKMFYEPDVVVKDWQALSPELAQQILMDKTSGIFLVYVLYGIVGFGLFATILMMTLERQREFAVMLATGMLRIKLANLVLLESLFIACAGVILGLILSTPVLAYFYFNPIEFTGDAAQLMRDSGFEPILPVLIDGQLVVNQIITVLIIMLLCLIYPIWRISKLNVARALKGGGYAR; this comes from the coding sequence ATGCTAATTAGGTTGGCGTGGCGAAATCTGTGGCGACAAAAGCGGCGCACGGTGCTGACGTCATCGGCATTGGCGCTGGCTTTATTTCTCTCTTTATTAACCCGAAGTTTCCAAGAGGGAAGTTACAACGCCAATATTGAAAATGCCGCTCGGTTTTACACCGGTCTTATACAGCTTCAGCATCCAGATTTTTACACCTCCAACAGCATTGATGATGTGCTGCCTCAATCCCAAGGATTTATACAACCCGCGTTCGAGATTGCTAGAGTGACGCGAGCGTTACCTCGTATAGAATCTGTGGCACTCGCCGCCTCGGGAGATCGCTCAAAAGGGGTGATGGTGCTTGGCGTGGAGCCAGAAAGAGAAGACGCTTACTCGAACATCAGCGCAAAATTGAGCGCTGGGGAATTCCTTCGCGGCTCTGACAAAGCGGTATTAGTCGGTGAAAGCCTAGCCCAATATTTGCAGCTAAGTGTCGGGGACGAGTTGGTATTGTATGGTCAGGGATATCGCGGCCAAACTGCTGCTGGTCTGTTTCAAGTGATGGGCATTCTGCATTTTCCACTTCAGCAATTGGACAATCAGTTGGTATATATGCCCTTGATGGCTGCCCAGCAGTTGTATTCTACCCAAGGTTTAGTGACCAATTGGGTGCTCGATATTGCGGATCTCAAGCAACTGGATGAAGAGGTCGCACATCTAAAAATGTTTTACGAGCCGGATGTGGTAGTGAAAGACTGGCAAGCGCTCTCGCCAGAACTGGCGCAGCAGATCTTAATGGATAAAACCAGCGGTATCTTTTTGGTTTATGTGCTTTACGGCATTGTAGGCTTTGGGTTGTTCGCGACGATTTTGATGATGACGCTTGAACGCCAGCGCGAGTTTGCCGTGATGCTCGCGACAGGCATGCTGCGGATAAAACTGGCCAATCTAGTGTTATTGGAGTCACTCTTTATTGCCTGCGCAGGGGTGATTCTAGGATTAATTTTATCCACTCCCGTTTTGGCTTATTTCTATTTCAATCCAATCGAATTTACCGGAGATGCCGCGCAACTCATGCGTGATTCTGGCTTTGAGCCGATTTTACCCGTGTTGATTGATGGCCAATTGGTCGTCAATCAAATCATCACCGTATTAATCATCATGTTGCTTTGCTTGATTTACCCCATTTGGCGCATTTCAAAGTTGAATGTGGCACGTGCGCTGAAAGGAGGCGGCTATGCTCGTTAA
- a CDS encoding amino acid ABC transporter permease yields MQNNLKSFLWNAVFVLVLLSICGLVYLSGKRIDYNWNWERVIPYIATNAASSIKAPVDGNIILDENNQLALENINGDVVLQLGSYKSVDVYEGDLIFEGDTLATVKEWRTGPILEGVFTTIEISIWSLIIALVLGLVIGLMRISSNPALKKLSIVYIEVIRGTPLLVQIFIVYFFIGTVLDLERFTAGVIALSVFTAAYVAEIVRSGIQSIPKGQMEAARSLGMNYPKAMIYVILPQAFKQTLPPLAGQFINLIKDSSLVSVISITDLTKAGREVVSGSFAPFEVWFTVAALYLLLTSALSWAIQMLEKKLAASD; encoded by the coding sequence ATGCAAAATAATCTTAAATCCTTTTTATGGAATGCTGTTTTTGTTCTTGTTTTGCTATCAATTTGCGGCCTCGTATATCTCTCAGGAAAGCGAATTGATTACAACTGGAATTGGGAACGTGTCATTCCTTACATCGCTACTAACGCCGCCTCATCAATTAAGGCTCCTGTAGATGGCAATATAATACTCGATGAGAATAACCAACTTGCGCTCGAAAATATCAACGGTGATGTTGTCCTTCAGCTAGGGAGCTATAAATCGGTTGATGTCTACGAGGGTGACCTTATTTTTGAAGGTGACACGTTGGCGACAGTAAAAGAGTGGCGTACTGGACCTATTCTAGAGGGCGTTTTTACCACGATCGAAATTTCTATTTGGTCTCTGATAATCGCTTTAGTGTTGGGCTTAGTGATAGGTTTAATGCGAATATCGAGTAACCCAGCGCTAAAAAAGCTATCTATCGTCTACATAGAGGTCATTCGCGGAACCCCTCTCTTAGTACAAATTTTTATTGTTTACTTCTTTATTGGTACTGTGCTTGATCTAGAGCGTTTTACTGCTGGTGTTATTGCTCTTTCGGTGTTTACTGCCGCATATGTCGCTGAAATCGTGCGCTCCGGTATTCAATCTATCCCTAAAGGACAAATGGAAGCAGCACGTTCATTAGGTATGAACTACCCCAAAGCGATGATTTATGTAATTTTGCCACAAGCGTTTAAGCAAACATTACCTCCTTTAGCTGGGCAGTTTATCAACCTGATCAAAGATTCATCTTTAGTTTCTGTTATCTCTATTACCGACCTCACCAAAGCGGGAAGAGAAGTGGTCAGTGGCAGCTTCGCTCCTTTTGAAGTGTGGTTTACGGTAGCGGCTCTTTATTTACTTTTAACCAGCGCATTGTCTTGGGCAATACAAATGTTAGAAAAGAAACTGGCAGCAAGTGATTAA
- a CDS encoding ABC transporter permease, which produces MLVKLAWRNLWRNKLRTSIILGAVVFGLLGVTAMMGFMTGFVDSMLSNAIRWQTSHIQLHNPKYVSNPDIVEEIPNGEHLAELLRTLPNVQTVSARFIAVGMVASARSNRGVRINGINIDDEARLTPLSTKISDGEFLDREGRNPILVSQKLAERLRLKVGSKVVLTFTDAAGQVVGAAYRVKGIFSTPSTQFDEGNVFVRKSDLQKTASMQGVHEIAILFNDGSDLIQAKQDIHQVTDKVANSAPVLVRDWKQIQPMLATMMNTMHVSNRIILVIFVVAMMFGIINIMLMSVFERTQEFGVLMAVGMQKHKVFTLIMLETTMLGATGALLGLAASATLIAVLHHYGMSLASMSDGLGAYGIDTVLYPRVSYREYQITFLTVFVASVLAAIYPARQILKQRPVDAMAEKK; this is translated from the coding sequence ATGCTCGTTAAGTTAGCGTGGCGCAATCTGTGGCGAAACAAGCTACGCACGTCCATCATTTTAGGCGCGGTGGTGTTTGGTCTGCTCGGTGTGACCGCGATGATGGGATTTATGACGGGCTTTGTCGATAGCATGTTGAGCAATGCGATCCGTTGGCAAACCAGCCATATTCAACTGCATAACCCCAAATATGTGAGTAACCCCGATATCGTGGAGGAAATACCCAACGGAGAGCATTTAGCTGAACTGTTACGAACTCTGCCAAACGTGCAAACGGTCTCTGCTCGATTTATTGCCGTGGGTATGGTTGCCTCTGCTCGCAGCAATCGTGGCGTACGGATTAATGGCATTAACATTGACGATGAAGCGCGCTTAACACCGCTAAGTACGAAGATCAGTGACGGGGAGTTTCTCGACAGAGAAGGGCGCAACCCGATATTGGTTTCCCAGAAACTCGCAGAGCGTCTTCGGTTGAAAGTGGGCTCGAAAGTCGTACTCACGTTTACGGATGCTGCTGGGCAGGTCGTTGGGGCGGCGTATCGGGTTAAGGGGATATTTTCAACGCCATCGACACAGTTTGATGAAGGTAACGTTTTTGTTCGCAAATCGGATTTGCAAAAAACCGCTTCGATGCAGGGCGTGCATGAGATAGCCATTTTGTTCAACGACGGCTCCGATCTTATCCAAGCGAAACAAGACATTCACCAAGTCACAGATAAGGTGGCGAACAGTGCCCCCGTGCTCGTAAGAGACTGGAAGCAGATCCAGCCCATGCTTGCGACCATGATGAATACTATGCACGTGAGTAACAGGATCATCTTAGTGATTTTTGTGGTCGCGATGATGTTTGGGATCATCAATATCATGTTGATGTCGGTGTTCGAGCGCACTCAAGAGTTCGGCGTACTGATGGCGGTCGGAATGCAAAAACATAAAGTGTTCACCTTGATTATGTTAGAAACCACCATGTTAGGCGCGACGGGGGCACTGTTAGGATTGGCGGCCAGTGCCACGCTCATTGCCGTATTACATCATTACGGAATGTCCTTAGCGAGCATGTCTGATGGGCTAGGGGCGTATGGGATAGATACGGTGTTGTATCCCAGAGTGTCGTACCGCGAATATCAGATCACGTTTTTGACCGTATTTGTCGCGAGTGTACTCGCTGCCATCTATCCCGCGCGGCAGATTTTAAAGCAACGTCCTGTGGACGCGATGGCGGAGAAAAAATAA
- a CDS encoding LysR family transcriptional regulator encodes MNIARVDLNLLVYLDMLLRERNVTKAANQLGITQPAMSNGLRRLRDLFEDPLLVRTSEGMVPTERAIKLQPTIRNILANVEKALQPSTEFNAEDSERLFRIMASDYAESTLIQPLLKRLNEIAPKIRLDILTPSDVSYQDVEQGNVDIIINRFDDIPQSFHQMSLWHDGFSCLFRCDNPIADKFDLSSYLQAQHIWVSKTGMGTGVGINPNQSRKLGWIDDALMKIGKTRNITVFTRHYLSAILFAQQKNLILTIPTKAAQLQRNNPRLLIKPAPFAIEPFEVKMAWSPIVQSNPDHQWIRRLIKSVANEIESGVTE; translated from the coding sequence ATGAATATTGCTCGAGTAGACCTTAATTTACTAGTGTATTTAGATATGTTGTTGCGAGAACGCAATGTCACTAAAGCGGCCAATCAACTGGGCATTACTCAACCTGCGATGAGTAATGGATTGCGTCGATTGCGTGATCTGTTTGAAGACCCGTTGCTGGTCAGAACGAGTGAAGGAATGGTGCCGACAGAGCGGGCGATCAAGCTTCAGCCCACGATTCGAAATATATTAGCTAACGTAGAAAAGGCACTTCAACCAAGCACTGAGTTCAACGCGGAAGACAGTGAGCGATTGTTTAGAATTATGGCGAGTGACTATGCGGAATCGACATTGATTCAGCCACTACTAAAACGCTTAAATGAGATAGCGCCCAAGATCCGCTTGGACATCTTGACGCCCAGTGACGTTAGTTATCAAGATGTAGAGCAAGGGAACGTTGATATTATCATCAACCGATTCGATGACATTCCGCAGTCATTTCACCAGATGAGCTTATGGCACGACGGCTTCTCGTGTCTTTTCCGCTGTGATAACCCCATCGCAGATAAGTTCGATCTGTCTTCCTATCTTCAGGCGCAGCATATTTGGGTCAGTAAAACAGGGATGGGGACGGGCGTGGGGATTAACCCTAATCAGTCGCGAAAACTCGGCTGGATCGATGACGCATTAATGAAGATTGGCAAAACCCGCAACATTACGGTGTTCACCCGTCACTACTTATCGGCCATTTTATTTGCTCAGCAGAAGAACTTGATTCTTACCATTCCGACCAAAGCCGCTCAGTTGCAACGCAATAATCCTAGGTTGCTCATTAAGCCAGCGCCATTTGCGATTGAGCCGTTTGAAGTGAAGATGGCATGGAGTCCAATAGTCCAAAGTAACCCTGATCATCAGTGGATACGGCGTCTGATTAAGAGCGTTGCCAACGAGATTGAGAGTGGCGTGACAGAGTAA
- a CDS encoding ABC transporter ATP-binding protein, whose product MTIRLSRLCKTYNPETEFPVHAVQNVDLVIEQGEFVAVMGPSGSGKTTLLNLIGGIDQPSSGSVFIDGCDICALSEKELIAFRRDHIGFIFQDYSLLPVLTALENVEFVMQLQGHSEQECKRRALDLLKQVGLMEQKDKVPSKMSGGQQQRVAVARALAPNPRFVMADEPTANLDAKSTAELLDIMQRLNEQEGTTFIFSTHDPRVIKRARRVIVFEDGKLKQDWCSAQDKVPLEVVGND is encoded by the coding sequence ATGACGATCAGACTAAGCCGCTTGTGCAAAACCTACAATCCAGAGACGGAGTTCCCCGTTCATGCTGTGCAGAATGTTGATCTTGTTATCGAGCAGGGTGAATTTGTCGCGGTGATGGGGCCGTCAGGTTCGGGTAAGACCACCTTACTGAACTTGATTGGAGGAATTGACCAACCAAGTTCGGGATCTGTGTTTATTGATGGCTGTGATATTTGTGCCTTATCAGAAAAAGAGCTTATCGCGTTTAGGCGTGATCACATTGGTTTTATCTTTCAAGACTACAGTTTGCTGCCAGTACTCACCGCGTTGGAAAACGTTGAATTTGTGATGCAGTTACAAGGGCATAGTGAGCAAGAATGCAAACGTAGAGCGCTGGATCTGTTAAAGCAGGTCGGCCTGATGGAACAGAAAGACAAAGTTCCGAGCAAAATGTCGGGTGGGCAGCAGCAAAGAGTGGCAGTGGCACGGGCTCTTGCACCAAATCCGCGTTTTGTAATGGCCGACGAACCGACCGCCAACCTAGATGCAAAAAGTACCGCAGAGCTTCTCGACATTATGCAAAGGCTTAATGAACAGGAAGGCACGACGTTTATCTTCTCCACCCACGATCCAAGAGTGATCAAAAGAGCAAGGCGCGTGATTGTGTTTGAAGATGGCAAGCTCAAGCAAGACTGGTGCAGCGCTCAAGATAAAGTTCCACTTGAGGTTGTGGGGAATGACTAA
- a CDS encoding transporter substrate-binding domain-containing protein, with amino-acid sequence MKKLFCLAALGLTVSTTAMADPILDDIKNTGELKVCFDSGYMPFEMTAKDGQYIGFDIDLGKQMARAMGVKFVPVNTAWDGIIPTLLTGKCHMIMGGMTITAMRNTQVNFADPYVVIGQSILVDPKHEGKVSSYRDLNSPDYVVATKLGTTGEQAVKRYLPKAKTNLYETQSEAVLEVANGKVDAFVYDFPYNSIYTAENKGQLLHLSEPFTYEPLGWAVPQGNLDTINFLNNYLRQIKGDGTYDRIYEKWFNDDKWLKQVK; translated from the coding sequence ATGAAAAAGTTATTTTGTCTTGCTGCACTAGGGTTAACTGTGTCAACTACAGCGATGGCTGACCCAATTTTGGACGACATCAAAAACACCGGAGAGTTGAAAGTCTGTTTTGATTCCGGTTATATGCCGTTTGAGATGACAGCAAAAGACGGTCAGTATATCGGGTTTGATATCGACTTAGGGAAGCAAATGGCGCGCGCTATGGGTGTTAAATTTGTACCCGTAAATACCGCTTGGGATGGCATTATTCCTACACTTCTAACGGGCAAATGTCACATGATTATGGGGGGGATGACCATCACAGCAATGCGAAATACTCAGGTCAACTTCGCAGATCCATATGTGGTCATCGGTCAATCAATTCTTGTCGATCCTAAACACGAAGGAAAAGTGTCTAGTTACCGTGACCTTAATAGTCCTGATTATGTTGTTGCAACCAAGCTTGGGACAACTGGCGAGCAAGCGGTTAAGCGCTATCTACCAAAAGCAAAAACAAATTTATACGAAACACAATCAGAAGCAGTACTTGAGGTGGCGAATGGGAAGGTGGATGCCTTTGTCTATGATTTCCCGTACAACTCAATCTACACTGCAGAAAATAAAGGCCAGTTACTACACTTGTCTGAACCGTTTACTTACGAACCTCTTGGTTGGGCCGTACCTCAAGGTAACCTCGACACCATCAACTTCCTAAATAACTACTTACGTCAAATTAAAGGCGATGGCACTTATGATCGCATTTATGAAAAGTGGTTTAACGACGATAAATGGTTAAAGCAGGTTAAATAA
- a CDS encoding alanine/glycine:cation symporter family protein, with amino-acid sequence MKKCISLALLASTFASSASASNLDEAINETIAPIVNPFVGMIFSTIPFPFTDVQVPWIVLWLVVAASFFTFYLGFINIRGFKHAIQLVSGKFSDPKAKEEGEVSHFQALTTALSGTVGLGNIAGVAVAVSIGGAGATFWMILAGLLGMSSKFVECALGVKYRNTNPDGSVSGGPMYYLSKGLAKRGNAAFGRTLAVLFAVFAIGGSLGGGNMFQANQAFKQVVSVTGGDASFFADKGWLFGIILAVVVGIVIIGGIKSIAKVTEKVVPFMAAIYVGAALVVLLINFDRIDDAFGAIFNGAFTGEGIAGGVIGVLIQGFKRAAFSNEAGVGSAAIAHAAVKTKEPMSEGFVSLLEPFIDTVVICTMTALVIIITGYLDTDTGLAGVELTSAAFGSAIGWFPYVLSVAVVLFAFSTMISWSYYGLKAWTYLFGESKTAEFIYKVKFCVFVVIGAAMNLGPVIDFSDAMIFAMALVNIVGLYILVPEVKRDLADYLERFNAGKVYKVQQEPRLVEQPE; translated from the coding sequence ATGAAAAAGTGTATTTCGCTTGCTCTTTTGGCAAGCACTTTTGCAAGCAGCGCTTCAGCTTCAAATTTGGATGAAGCAATCAACGAAACCATTGCACCTATCGTCAACCCTTTTGTAGGAATGATCTTCTCGACTATTCCGTTCCCTTTTACTGACGTTCAGGTGCCATGGATTGTTCTCTGGCTAGTTGTAGCCGCATCATTTTTCACATTCTATCTAGGCTTTATCAACATTCGTGGATTTAAACACGCAATCCAACTGGTATCGGGTAAGTTCTCAGATCCGAAAGCCAAAGAAGAAGGCGAAGTATCTCACTTCCAAGCATTAACCACTGCCCTTTCAGGCACGGTCGGTTTGGGTAACATCGCGGGTGTCGCAGTCGCGGTATCAATCGGTGGTGCAGGTGCAACATTCTGGATGATTTTGGCTGGCCTTTTAGGCATGTCGAGTAAATTTGTAGAGTGTGCACTAGGTGTTAAATACCGTAACACTAACCCAGATGGATCCGTTTCAGGTGGTCCTATGTACTACCTGAGCAAAGGTCTTGCTAAGCGTGGAAACGCGGCATTTGGACGCACTTTAGCTGTACTGTTTGCAGTATTTGCGATTGGTGGCTCTCTGGGTGGCGGCAACATGTTCCAGGCAAACCAAGCGTTCAAACAAGTGGTTAGTGTGACTGGTGGCGATGCGTCTTTCTTTGCGGATAAAGGCTGGCTATTCGGTATTATTCTTGCCGTTGTTGTGGGTATCGTCATCATCGGTGGCATTAAATCCATCGCGAAAGTGACAGAGAAAGTGGTTCCTTTCATGGCAGCCATTTACGTCGGTGCCGCGTTAGTTGTTCTACTGATTAACTTTGACCGTATTGATGATGCGTTTGGCGCCATCTTCAATGGTGCATTTACTGGTGAAGGTATTGCCGGTGGTGTCATTGGTGTTCTTATTCAAGGCTTTAAACGTGCCGCTTTCTCGAATGAAGCAGGTGTTGGTTCTGCCGCAATTGCGCACGCAGCAGTAAAAACCAAAGAGCCAATGTCCGAAGGTTTTGTCTCTCTACTAGAACCGTTCATTGATACTGTTGTTATCTGTACTATGACGGCGCTTGTTATCATCATCACTGGATATTTGGACACAGACACAGGTCTTGCTGGTGTTGAGCTGACTTCTGCGGCTTTTGGTAGCGCAATCGGCTGGTTCCCATACGTGCTTTCTGTCGCTGTTGTATTGTTTGCCTTCTCAACCATGATCTCTTGGTCGTACTACGGTCTAAAAGCTTGGACATACCTATTTGGCGAAAGCAAAACGGCTGAATTTATCTACAAAGTGAAGTTCTGTGTCTTCGTAGTGATTGGTGCGGCAATGAACCTAGGCCCAGTGATCGATTTCTCAGACGCGATGATCTTCGCAATGGCACTGGTCAATATTGTTGGTCTATACATTCTTGTCCCTGAAGTTAAACGTGACCTAGCGGATTACCTAGAACGCTTTAACGCAGGCAAAGTGTACAAAGTTCAGCAAGAACCACGCTTAGTTGAACAGCCAGAATAA